The Oryza glaberrima chromosome 5, OglaRS2, whole genome shotgun sequence DNA segment CTGTTGCTTTTTGTCTATTGAATGAACTGTTTTATCAATGAGTGGTCAGGTAATTATAGTCCAATCAACTGACAAAAACGCATTTTAAAACTGAGCTATTTAATCTTTATTTACGAACAGAGAACATATAATGATATATATCAGTCTGAATACAAAGTAGCAGCTCGAAATATCATGAACTATCAAAACagtatttattaatttaattaaaaaatttaaattaataattCTTAAGGTGTAATTAATGTGGACTATTCTTTTATTAGGCTAAGTAGatataatttgaaaaataatcAGCATGTTTACCTTATTCCTAAAatcataatatttataataaaacaataatagcCATTGGCGACTagtattttctaattttgatttttttaaaaaaagaaaacgataGTCTCTCATAGGGTAGATTTTCCTTTACAACGCAATGCGATTCTGTCGCTTAATTCCATAAGATTTTGACATTCACATGGTAAATGaactaaaacaaaatattttttttctacagaaACATGCAGTAAAATTCTCTTGTAAATCCCGTTACGAAGTATAGGACTTTGCTAGTTTCACTATAAATGAAATAAATCTAGAGCATATATGCAATAAAATCTGTAGTATCCacaaatgatttattttttaaaaagaaaacgaCAATCTCGATCTCAAAGGTTAATTTTCCTTTACAACGCCATGCGATTCTGTCGCTTAATTCCGTAAGATATGTACATTCACACGGTAAATGAACTAGCAAAACAACGCACTCCCTCCATTTTGTAATAAGGCATAactattttaaaagttatttcataatataaggcgtgcatgcatACATGTCATTAATTAGCATTTCTTTTCCACtacaatattattatttaaatcttCCACCATCAAGATCTTTAATTTTATTGGGTGCATGTATTCTATTTATTAGGGTAATCCGAACTAtgagataataataattatttcttggtctttgggttaatgatggttatgccttatattttagaatggagggagtaattttctACATAAACATCCAATAAAATTCTCTTGTAAATCCCTCTACGAAGTACAGGGACTTTGCTAGTTTCACTCTAAATGAAATAAATCTAGAGCATATGCAATAAAATCTGTAGTGTCCACAAATTTAGTACTGGCCAGCTCAAGCCATTAATGCAAAAGATTGAAATCTTCAATAAAATCCATGTATTAATCTATGCAATAAAATCTATGAATACAAATGATTGAAATCTTCAATTGCCAGCTCACGCCAGATAAACCCATCAAATGCATGCTGCTTTTGacctatatatatgcttctatCCCCAAATCCAACCTGCAACAAGATCGAGTGAACAAGAACATGTATACTGCATCTACAATGCCAAAACTCCCATTATATTCAACCCTCCTCCTGCTGCCTATTCTACtagttctaatttcaaccacaTGTATACTAGCTGCAGATGAGCCATGTACGGCACCGCCTTGTCAAGGAAGTGAGTAACACACCCATCATCCCTCttatcatcttcttccttctttcaaCCTGCTCCAATCACCAGCATTCTACTTACTTTTTGTTTGAGATGAAGGagaacaacaatttataatacaTGGATTTCTTGGTCATCATTTGTGGTCGATGTGCAGAGCAGACATGGCCAGAGCTCCTCGGAAAGGACCAGGACACGGCCTACGACACCATAAAGCGTGAGAATCCGCAGGTGACAAATATTGTGTACTTGATTTCGAATAGTATTGGGCGAGAGGAAAATGATGAATTCTGTTGTAATCGCGTCGTGCTGGTGATTGGAGCCCTTCCAACCGGTGGCGAAGGGATCAGCAAGGTGCCGCAAGTTGGCTAGAATTGTATATTGGCAAAATGAATAATTGATTATCCAATTCCATAATATGTTGGATTTTTTTATGGTAATCTAAAGTTATTTTGCTCTAATATGTTGGTTTCGCTCCTTTCGGTCTGTTTGCTTTGTTCTGTTGTTCTGTGCCTGGTGGCAAGTTCAATTTCGAGATGTAATGATGTAAAGAGTAACAGCAAGTCAGCAAGAGCAATGTGAAATGTTAAAAATTCTGATCTACCCCTTTATTTGGTGAGGTTAACTGCAATCCTTATTCCATCATATATATAACCTtcttttctactccctccgttttttaatagatgacgactttttcttacatgtttgaccattcgttttattcaaaaattttatgtaaatatataagatataaatcacacttaaagtactatgaatgataaaacaactcataataaaataaattataattacgtaaattttttgaataagacgaagggtcaaacatatgagaaaaggtcaacggcgtcatctattaaaaaacggaggtagtatctagGTTCATGatctacatatatatgcaatattCTACCATGATAGATCCGTACCTTTAGTTTGGAAGGAATTTAGTATTCCACTTAATTACCTCCTCTAGTCTGatttagcatatatataccAACATGAATATTACAAGTAGATGCAGTATGGCCAATCCAACCCATCCAACAAGAACCCCCATGCCCAGAAATTTTGATGCCCAACAAAAGACGATCCAATTAACACAAGAAACGgcacaaaaaaagaaagaaagaaaagagaacacTGTGTGCTGTTCCTATATAGAGCTACTctgaggttgtgtttagttcagggcaaagtttggattttggttgaaattagagatgatgtgactgaaaagttgtgtgtgtatgacaggttgatgtgatggaaaaggactgaagtttggatccaaactttggatctaaacacagcctgattCTTCTTTCCAGGAGTCCTCAATCGGTTCGTTTTCACTAGTAAAAAGTACTAATTCCCTCCTAAATTACCCCCTCCCTAAACTTAAATACAGGATATTTTACACCCTCAACTATTTATATTGGACAAATATATCCCTTAGCATTGTTCTGGTTGTTTTGACTTGAGCTTGCATTAGTGACGCCACCCTGACAGttgaatcaggaaaaaaaaaactctctggACCCACCTGCGATCCCTCTCCCTCATGGTGGTGGTGTTGATACTTAACCAAGACAATACTGTACATTGCTGCAGTCTTTAGCATAGCCGTGGACGGTAACTTAGAAAATCCATTGAAATCGATGTGTAGATGAGTAGATATTTGAGTAGTGTTGTGGGATAATGCATTTGGTGATGATACATTATGACAGTAATTGAATCAGAATTATGAGATTATATATATGGTGGCATTATTGGTTGAGGGAaagggatgacaggtgggtccaaagagttctttttaattttctttgctAATTGGACTACCAAGTCGATGCTTCGCGACTACTTTCTCTTCTTCCACTAGGGCTTGCTTTTTGGAAGTAGTATGATGAGATTATACATATGAATTTTGAAAAGCGTTTCGTGCGACTACTAGTTGTTCGTCCACCACGGCTCGTGTCTTCCTCTTTACTCGAGTGTTGCACGTCATTGTCAAAGCCCGTTATGGTGGATCGTCTTCCTCTTTGCTCGGGTGCTGCACATCAACGTCGAAGCCCGTTATGGCGAGTTGTTCCTACTGTGCAGCCAAACGACCAAAATTGCTGGTACGCATTCACAATGTTTCGTACATTCGATATGTTCACACTCTACTatctagtttacatgtgtaaatTATATGATGTGATTATACTAGTATGTATGTTCAATGTCgtgatttatttataaaataaattaaacctaTATGTGCTTATATTTTCAATACCTATAGTACTATGTAGGctgcttttttttcattttcagttttttttcactATGAGGAATCTTCTTAACAAACTTACCTATAAATTATGGCGACACCGACACCTATATACCAATGTGGAGGCAAAAGCTGTATGTTCTCAAGGTTACGTGTTTTACGAGCTGTAATAGGGCTATTGGAATTTGTCTTGATGAAGTGTAAATAGCCAGAAATGATATATTTGCAATGTTTGGGCAGTATAGATTACCAATAATTAAGTTTGAACCAACaagtataagaaaaaaaaaggttaagtAAACCTACAACAACAGGTGCCTCAGAACACACAcatactcccccccccccccccccccccccccaccaaaaATACaaccttttttcctttttttagtgCAACAGGATAACGCAGCACATGATTGATTTGAGtaggtcgatcgatcgacctaGGCGTCGATGGGCTTGCAGACGACGGTGGCGTGCTTGAGGATCTGGTTGCTGAACTGGCCGGGCTTCTCGGTGGTGTCCACCTTGTCCATcccgggcggcggcagcaggtcGAAGCTCTGGACGAGGCGGCCGAGCGTGATCCCGATGATGGGCAGCGCGAGGATGATCCCGGGGCAGCTGCGGCGGCCGACGCCGAAGGGCACGAAGCGGAAGTCGTTGCCGTGCGCCTCCacggccttctcctcctccaggaACCTCTCCGGCCTGAACTCGTCGGGGCGCACCCACCGCTTGGGGTCGTTGGCGAGGAACCACGCGTTCACCAGGATCTTGGACTCGGCGGGGATGTCGTAGCCGGCGAGCTTGCCGTCGGCGAGGTTCATGTGCGGCACCAGCAGCGGGATCGCCATGCGCAGCCGCAGCGTCTCCTTCACCACCGCCTGCAGGTACGGCAGCCGCTCCAGGTCCGGCTCcgtcaccgccgcgccgcccagcACCGACGCCATCTCCTCCCGCACCTTCGACTGGATGCTCGGGTGGTTCACCAGCTCCGCGATTCCCCATTCGATCGACCACAGCGTCGTCTCGATAGCTGCACATTTCGCACAAAAAAAAGTACGCTTCTTGTTAATTAACATTTTGTActcttttctaaaaaataataatccaaCTAAAATTggccctttttttttactactggTTTTGACTCAAATGTTTCGTATCTACGGTAGTTCATATGGTTTGAATCATAAGGTATGAGATAGCCGCCTACCATATGTACCCACACGACTTTGTGCATTGGGCATGTGCcggataataaaaaaaatacaattgtaTGTTAGGTAATGGTTACTCTGATTAAGACGTGGCTACTACTTCTTACCCAAAGAACTGGTCCTCAAGACCAAGAACATGGCAACCTGATCATATAAAAGCTCGTATTTAATGAAGCCATACTTTAACCATAGCCTATCATGACAATATTATATATGATGCATACTTAATTAAGGTTCTTTTTAGCCACACTAACGATGTGATGTGTTGGTAGAAAAATGCTAGCATTGCAATTTGGCCTGGTTCTGAACCTTCTATTCTCCACAAACTCAGTTCCTTTCAAGTACTAGTAAAACTCCAGCTTTGTCAAAACTATGACATGGATACGTATGATGTACTACGATATATACTTTAGGCCTGATCCAAAGAAAATTAAGCTGAGGATAAACTAAAAGTCAAATCCTGCGCGGAATAAACAAAAACGTACCAGCAACGTTGATGTTCTCGACGATGTAGAGGACGTTGTCGTGGTTGATCTCGCCCTTCCTCTCGGCCTCGAGGATGTGGTCCATGGCGCACCGGATCTGACCAGTCTGCTCCATCACTCTCCTGCAAAAAAGACACAAACACGTCCATGCCGATTTGTCAGTCGAACAGCTCATCCGAAGCTTCCCAACACAGCTACTACCAAAAAGGTCAGCAGTTTCTCAATCGCAAATCGATCcagaaaccgaaaaaaaaaatgcaagctGCAAATTGAATATCTTCTAATCAAAGGGATAGCTGCATGTTGTTGTTTGGCACCATTGATCGATCCAATCAAACGGGATTATATTACTCAGTTATGCAGTGTACTGATCGAGAAGAAAACAGGGGAAGCGTCTGAAGTTCTTGCGACCTTTTCAGTCATTGAGCACATGGGGGAGCTAGTAGATCTGCTCAATTCGCTGAGAACGAAATGAATTTCCGATCGGTTAGGTTACTGGTAGAGAGTTTCTGTCGCCGTCGGTGCTTCCGTGATGAGGCAGGACTTTGCCCAAATCGTAAGCTTTCAGCTGGCTGGCACGAAAAGCAACCCATGATGTGCGGCTCACCTACTCGTCAGACTTATTTGCATGTTTAGGAAAAGGAAGCTTTGAACATTAGGCAAGTCCAGTTCTTACAGATTAATCTCCTGTTGTCACTACTAAACTAAGTCATTTTGGACATCGACATGGTACTTGTACCCTAGTGTTACTTAAACAAATGATTTTTGTTAGTACTAATACTATGAAAGTAATTAAGTTTCGagataaatctatacatattgCTCCCATGTAAATATTGGAAAGATATGaatacttagggtgtgttcggcaacCCATGTTCCTAACCCCtttctctcgttttccacgcgcacgtttttcaaactgttaaacgatgcgttttttgcaaaaagtttctatgcgaaagttgcttaaaaaaatcaaattaatccatttttttaaaaaaatagctaacacttaattaatcacatgctaatggaTTGCTCCGTTTTACATACTGGATGTTTGGATTGGGAACCTGGGGTGCCGAACTAAGCCTTAAAAGTTTTGAAGCTTACCTAATCTATAAGATTTGTGAGAGGAATTTTAACCGCTAATTCTCAACCTTGGTTGGATGTATCCCAACATGCCAAAAACCAACCGCTTTAATTAGGCTCCAGAGTTTAAACAACCGTGACGTGGACATTGGCTTTGGCACGGGGTGGTAGCTGGGCTCCGCGGCACAGGTCGAGCCCGAGTCAAGCCGTTGCACAACCAGAAATTTGACCTCGCAGCTACCACCTCGTGCTGTCACCGCTCAGCACAGCAAGCAGCAACAGCAAAGTGATTTGATTCCTCCTCCTACCCAAACAGATCTGAGGCTGCTGCCAAATTAATCCCCTTCCTCGCGTGGCATGTGCACATCCCTACTACTAGTGTAGAATATTGCTTTTACTACCAAACTTTTCGCTCATCCAGTTCATGTCACCGATGCaaatgcatcatgcatgcaagatGCAACCAAACTAGTCACCTTCACCTCACCTACCACCACACACAATTTGGATACGCAGGATGacgaataaaattttaaaaaaaaattgaaggagAGATCAAATGGGGTAGTATAAGAATCTGGGACTAATTAGGTAGGATTTGTTCTTGCGTATTCTTGGGGATATGCAGTGCAGGTAAGGTAATTAATTGAGATAGTAACTTACTTGCGTTCCTGGACGAAGTGGTCCTCGAAGAGCTTCATGCGCTGGGACTTGAGCTGGTGGCAGCGTGCGAggtagcggcggaggaaggggcGGAGGACGGGGATGAAGTCGCCGTAGTTGTACTCGAAGCTCTGCGAGAGGCGGCTGCGCTCCGCGTTGAAGGCCTTGAGCTTGTTGAAGAGCGGGTCGTCCACGCTGTCGAAGCGGCGGTCGAACATGATGCGGAACATGTCGTTGTACATCATCAGCTGCAGCCTTCGCCGGATCACCAcgccggaggtcgccgcggcGGGGTCGCGGCGGACGTCCTCCACCACcagcctcgcctcctcctcccaaccCGCGCGGTTCTGGGCCACCACCTTGTTGGTGAAGAAGGGCACCGTCATGATCCGCCGCATCTTGCGCCAGTGGTCGCCGTACACGGTGAACACCATGTCCTGCCCCTTCCCGGTGAAGATGTCGAACACCACGTTGCGGGTGCGGGAGCCGAACTCGACGCCCTGGGTGTGGAGCACCTCCTTGGCGAGGTCCGGGCTGGACACCACCACCAGGTTGCGGACGCCcatgcggaggaggaggatgtcGCCGAACCGCCGCGCCAGCGCCATCAGGTTGCGGTGGTTGAGGTCGTCGCCGACCTGGAGCCAGTTGCCGACGATGGGCGCGCCGGCGGGGccgggcgggaggcggagccTCTTCCCGGTGAGCTTGGCCACCACTAGGgccagcaccgccgccacgaACAGGCCCAGTAGGACCTTCTCCACGAGGAGGGCgtccattgccgccgccgctgctctgcTCCGGTGGAGAAGACGAGTTTGGGTTTGGTTTTGGATGCAGATGCGCTGCTCTGCTGAGGGCGATGATCCAACGGCGGGGATTATATATAGTGGGGGGATGGGGATTTTGGGTGCAGAGGGTTGGTGTGGgggatgtggggcccacatgggttgCGGACGTGGGCCCGGATTTTGGCCCTACTGGAAATAAtcaggtgggggtggg contains these protein-coding regions:
- the LOC127773908 gene encoding trans-cinnamate 4-monooxygenase, which gives rise to MDALLVEKVLLGLFVAAVLALVVAKLTGKRLRLPPGPAGAPIVGNWLQVGDDLNHRNLMALARRFGDILLLRMGVRNLVVVSSPDLAKEVLHTQGVEFGSRTRNVVFDIFTGKGQDMVFTVYGDHWRKMRRIMTVPFFTNKVVAQNRAGWEEEARLVVEDVRRDPAAATSGVVIRRRLQLMMYNDMFRIMFDRRFDSVDDPLFNKLKAFNAERSRLSQSFEYNYGDFIPVLRPFLRRYLARCHQLKSQRMKLFEDHFVQERKRVMEQTGQIRCAMDHILEAERKGEINHDNVLYIVENINVAAIETTLWSIEWGIAELVNHPSIQSKVREEMASVLGGAAVTEPDLERLPYLQAVVKETLRLRMAIPLLVPHMNLADGKLAGYDIPAESKILVNAWFLANDPKRWVRPDEFRPERFLEEEKAVEAHGNDFRFVPFGVGRRSCPGIILALPIIGITLGRLVQSFDLLPPPGMDKVDTTEKPGQFSNQILKHATVVCKPIDA